A single region of the Xiphias gladius isolate SHS-SW01 ecotype Sanya breed wild chromosome 17, ASM1685928v1, whole genome shotgun sequence genome encodes:
- the arrb2a gene encoding arrestin, beta 2a isoform X2 gives MGDKAGTRVFKKSSPNCKVTVYLGKRDFVDHLDHVDPVDGVILVDPEYLKDRKVFVTLTCAFRYGREDLDVLGLSFRKDLYISTFQAFPPVPEERKPNSRLQERLLKKLGQHAHPFYFTIPQNLPCSVTLQPGPEDTGKACGVDFEIRAFCAKSIEEKIHKRNSVRLVIRKVQYAPEKPGPQPMVETTRSFLMSDRSLHLEASLDKELYYHGEPISVNVHVTNNSTKTVKRVKISVRQYADICLFSTAQYKCPVAQLEADDQVSSSSTFCKVYTLTPTLDKNREKRGLALDGKLKHEDTNLASSTIVKDVTNKEVLGILVSYRVKVKLVVSRGGLLRGMLERDVSVELPFILMHPKPAEPPVSRPQSAVPEMDPPIDTNLIEFDTNISQDDDFVFEDFARLRLKGVVDDKDEDC, from the exons AGTTTTCAAGAAGTCGAGCCCCAACTGTAAG GTGACAGTTTACCTGGGAAAGAGAGACTTTGTGGATCACCTGGACCATGTGGACCCAGTAG ATGGAGTGATCCTCGTCGACCCCGAGTATCTGAAGGACAGGAAAG TCTTCGTCACGCTGACCTGCGCGTTTCGATATGGGCGTGAGGACCTGGACGTGCTGGGTCTGTCGTTCAGGAAGGATCTCTACATCTCCACCTTCCAG gCCTTCCCTCCGGTGCCTGAGGAGCGGAAACCAAACAGCCGGCTGCAGGAGAGGCTGCTGAAGAAACTTGGCCAGCATGCACATCCATTCTACTTCACT ATTCCTCAGAACCTGCCCTGTTCAGTCACTTTACAGCCCGGCCCAGAGGACACTGggaag gcCTGCGGTGTTGACTTTGAGATCAGAGCTTTCTGTGCCAAGTCGATAGAAGAGAAGATTCACAAGAG GAACTCGGTGCGTCTGGTGATCAGGAAGGTTCAGTACGCTCCGGAGAAACCCGGTCCTCAGCCCATGGTGGAGACCACCCGCAGCTTCCTCATGTCTGACAGATCCCTGCACCTGGAGGCCTCTCTGGACAAGGAG cTGTATTACCACGGAGAGCCCATCAGCGTCAACGTTCACGTCACCAACAACTCCACCAAGACCGTCAAGAGAGTCAAGATTTCCG TGCGTCAATATGCAGACATCTGCCTTTTCAGTACTGCCCAGTATAAATGTCCAGTGGCCCAGCTCGAAGCAGA CGACCAGGTGTCGTCCAGCTCCACGTTCTGTAAGGTGTACACCCTGACCCCGACGCTCGAcaagaacagagagaagagaggactCGCTCTGGACGGCAAACTCAAACATGAAGACACCAACCTGGCCTCGTCCACCAT tgtgaagGATGTCACCAACAAAGAGGTTCTGGGGATCCTGGTGTCCTACAGAGTCAAAGTGAAGCTGGTGGTCTCACGTGGAGG GCTGCTGCGAGGCATGTTGGAGAG AGACGTGTCGGTGGAGCTGCCCTTCATCTTAATGCATCCTAAACCTGCGGAGCCGCCGGTGTCCCGCCCACAGTCGG ctgtGCCAGAGATGGACCCCCCCATCGACACCAATTTGATAGAGTTCGACACAAA CATCTCCCAGGACGACGACTTCGTCTTCGAGGACTTTGCCCGCCTGCGACTCAAAGGCGTCGTGGACGACAAGGACGAGGACTGCTAG
- the arrb2a gene encoding arrestin, beta 2a isoform X1, which yields MGDKAGTRVFKKSSPNCKVTVYLGKRDFVDHLDHVDPVDGVILVDPEYLKDRKVFVTLTCAFRYGREDLDVLGLSFRKDLYISTFQAFPPVPEERKPNSRLQERLLKKLGQHAHPFYFTIPQNLPCSVTLQPGPEDTGKACGVDFEIRAFCAKSIEEKIHKRNSVRLVIRKVQYAPEKPGPQPMVETTRSFLMSDRSLHLEASLDKELYYHGEPISVNVHVTNNSTKTVKRVKISVRQYADICLFSTAQYKCPVAQLEADDQVSSSSTFCKVYTLTPTLDKNREKRGLALDGKLKHEDTNLASSTIVKDVTNKEVLGILVSYRVKVKLVVSRGGLLRGMLERDVSVELPFILMHPKPAEPPVSRPQSAVPEMDPPIDTNLIEFDTNSISQDDDFVFEDFARLRLKGVVDDKDEDC from the exons AGTTTTCAAGAAGTCGAGCCCCAACTGTAAG GTGACAGTTTACCTGGGAAAGAGAGACTTTGTGGATCACCTGGACCATGTGGACCCAGTAG ATGGAGTGATCCTCGTCGACCCCGAGTATCTGAAGGACAGGAAAG TCTTCGTCACGCTGACCTGCGCGTTTCGATATGGGCGTGAGGACCTGGACGTGCTGGGTCTGTCGTTCAGGAAGGATCTCTACATCTCCACCTTCCAG gCCTTCCCTCCGGTGCCTGAGGAGCGGAAACCAAACAGCCGGCTGCAGGAGAGGCTGCTGAAGAAACTTGGCCAGCATGCACATCCATTCTACTTCACT ATTCCTCAGAACCTGCCCTGTTCAGTCACTTTACAGCCCGGCCCAGAGGACACTGggaag gcCTGCGGTGTTGACTTTGAGATCAGAGCTTTCTGTGCCAAGTCGATAGAAGAGAAGATTCACAAGAG GAACTCGGTGCGTCTGGTGATCAGGAAGGTTCAGTACGCTCCGGAGAAACCCGGTCCTCAGCCCATGGTGGAGACCACCCGCAGCTTCCTCATGTCTGACAGATCCCTGCACCTGGAGGCCTCTCTGGACAAGGAG cTGTATTACCACGGAGAGCCCATCAGCGTCAACGTTCACGTCACCAACAACTCCACCAAGACCGTCAAGAGAGTCAAGATTTCCG TGCGTCAATATGCAGACATCTGCCTTTTCAGTACTGCCCAGTATAAATGTCCAGTGGCCCAGCTCGAAGCAGA CGACCAGGTGTCGTCCAGCTCCACGTTCTGTAAGGTGTACACCCTGACCCCGACGCTCGAcaagaacagagagaagagaggactCGCTCTGGACGGCAAACTCAAACATGAAGACACCAACCTGGCCTCGTCCACCAT tgtgaagGATGTCACCAACAAAGAGGTTCTGGGGATCCTGGTGTCCTACAGAGTCAAAGTGAAGCTGGTGGTCTCACGTGGAGG GCTGCTGCGAGGCATGTTGGAGAG AGACGTGTCGGTGGAGCTGCCCTTCATCTTAATGCATCCTAAACCTGCGGAGCCGCCGGTGTCCCGCCCACAGTCGG ctgtGCCAGAGATGGACCCCCCCATCGACACCAATTTGATAGAGTTCGACACAAA CAGCATCTCCCAGGACGACGACTTCGTCTTCGAGGACTTTGCCCGCCTGCGACTCAAAGGCGTCGTGGACGACAAGGACGAGGACTGCTAG
- the arrb2a gene encoding arrestin, beta 2a isoform X3: MGDKAGTRVFKKSSPNCKVTVYLGKRDFVDHLDHVDPVDGVILVDPEYLKDRKVFVTLTCAFRYGREDLDVLGLSFRKDLYISTFQAFPPVPEERKPNSRLQERLLKKLGQHAHPFYFTIPQNLPCSVTLQPGPEDTGKACGVDFEIRAFCAKSIEEKIHKRNSVRLVIRKVQYAPEKPGPQPMVETTRSFLMSDRSLHLEASLDKELYYHGEPISVNVHVTNNSTKTVKRVKISVRQYADICLFSTAQYKCPVAQLEADDQVSSSSTFCKVYTLTPTLDKNREKRGLALDGKLKHEDTNLASSTIVKDVTNKEVLGILVSYRVKVKLVVSRGGDVSVELPFILMHPKPAEPPVSRPQSAVPEMDPPIDTNLIEFDTNSISQDDDFVFEDFARLRLKGVVDDKDEDC, encoded by the exons AGTTTTCAAGAAGTCGAGCCCCAACTGTAAG GTGACAGTTTACCTGGGAAAGAGAGACTTTGTGGATCACCTGGACCATGTGGACCCAGTAG ATGGAGTGATCCTCGTCGACCCCGAGTATCTGAAGGACAGGAAAG TCTTCGTCACGCTGACCTGCGCGTTTCGATATGGGCGTGAGGACCTGGACGTGCTGGGTCTGTCGTTCAGGAAGGATCTCTACATCTCCACCTTCCAG gCCTTCCCTCCGGTGCCTGAGGAGCGGAAACCAAACAGCCGGCTGCAGGAGAGGCTGCTGAAGAAACTTGGCCAGCATGCACATCCATTCTACTTCACT ATTCCTCAGAACCTGCCCTGTTCAGTCACTTTACAGCCCGGCCCAGAGGACACTGggaag gcCTGCGGTGTTGACTTTGAGATCAGAGCTTTCTGTGCCAAGTCGATAGAAGAGAAGATTCACAAGAG GAACTCGGTGCGTCTGGTGATCAGGAAGGTTCAGTACGCTCCGGAGAAACCCGGTCCTCAGCCCATGGTGGAGACCACCCGCAGCTTCCTCATGTCTGACAGATCCCTGCACCTGGAGGCCTCTCTGGACAAGGAG cTGTATTACCACGGAGAGCCCATCAGCGTCAACGTTCACGTCACCAACAACTCCACCAAGACCGTCAAGAGAGTCAAGATTTCCG TGCGTCAATATGCAGACATCTGCCTTTTCAGTACTGCCCAGTATAAATGTCCAGTGGCCCAGCTCGAAGCAGA CGACCAGGTGTCGTCCAGCTCCACGTTCTGTAAGGTGTACACCCTGACCCCGACGCTCGAcaagaacagagagaagagaggactCGCTCTGGACGGCAAACTCAAACATGAAGACACCAACCTGGCCTCGTCCACCAT tgtgaagGATGTCACCAACAAAGAGGTTCTGGGGATCCTGGTGTCCTACAGAGTCAAAGTGAAGCTGGTGGTCTCACGTGGAGG AGACGTGTCGGTGGAGCTGCCCTTCATCTTAATGCATCCTAAACCTGCGGAGCCGCCGGTGTCCCGCCCACAGTCGG ctgtGCCAGAGATGGACCCCCCCATCGACACCAATTTGATAGAGTTCGACACAAA CAGCATCTCCCAGGACGACGACTTCGTCTTCGAGGACTTTGCCCGCCTGCGACTCAAAGGCGTCGTGGACGACAAGGACGAGGACTGCTAG
- the arrb2a gene encoding arrestin, beta 2a isoform X4 — MGDKAGTRVFKKSSPNCKVTVYLGKRDFVDHLDHVDPVDGVILVDPEYLKDRKVFVTLTCAFRYGREDLDVLGLSFRKDLYISTFQAFPPVPEERKPNSRLQERLLKKLGQHAHPFYFTIPQNLPCSVTLQPGPEDTGKACGVDFEIRAFCAKSIEEKIHKRNSVRLVIRKVQYAPEKPGPQPMVETTRSFLMSDRSLHLEASLDKELYYHGEPISVNVHVTNNSTKTVKRVKISVRQYADICLFSTAQYKCPVAQLEADDQVSSSSTFCKVYTLTPTLDKNREKRGLALDGKLKHEDTNLASSTIVKDVTNKEVLGILVSYRVKVKLVVSRGGDVSVELPFILMHPKPAEPPVSRPQSAVPEMDPPIDTNLIEFDTNISQDDDFVFEDFARLRLKGVVDDKDEDC; from the exons AGTTTTCAAGAAGTCGAGCCCCAACTGTAAG GTGACAGTTTACCTGGGAAAGAGAGACTTTGTGGATCACCTGGACCATGTGGACCCAGTAG ATGGAGTGATCCTCGTCGACCCCGAGTATCTGAAGGACAGGAAAG TCTTCGTCACGCTGACCTGCGCGTTTCGATATGGGCGTGAGGACCTGGACGTGCTGGGTCTGTCGTTCAGGAAGGATCTCTACATCTCCACCTTCCAG gCCTTCCCTCCGGTGCCTGAGGAGCGGAAACCAAACAGCCGGCTGCAGGAGAGGCTGCTGAAGAAACTTGGCCAGCATGCACATCCATTCTACTTCACT ATTCCTCAGAACCTGCCCTGTTCAGTCACTTTACAGCCCGGCCCAGAGGACACTGggaag gcCTGCGGTGTTGACTTTGAGATCAGAGCTTTCTGTGCCAAGTCGATAGAAGAGAAGATTCACAAGAG GAACTCGGTGCGTCTGGTGATCAGGAAGGTTCAGTACGCTCCGGAGAAACCCGGTCCTCAGCCCATGGTGGAGACCACCCGCAGCTTCCTCATGTCTGACAGATCCCTGCACCTGGAGGCCTCTCTGGACAAGGAG cTGTATTACCACGGAGAGCCCATCAGCGTCAACGTTCACGTCACCAACAACTCCACCAAGACCGTCAAGAGAGTCAAGATTTCCG TGCGTCAATATGCAGACATCTGCCTTTTCAGTACTGCCCAGTATAAATGTCCAGTGGCCCAGCTCGAAGCAGA CGACCAGGTGTCGTCCAGCTCCACGTTCTGTAAGGTGTACACCCTGACCCCGACGCTCGAcaagaacagagagaagagaggactCGCTCTGGACGGCAAACTCAAACATGAAGACACCAACCTGGCCTCGTCCACCAT tgtgaagGATGTCACCAACAAAGAGGTTCTGGGGATCCTGGTGTCCTACAGAGTCAAAGTGAAGCTGGTGGTCTCACGTGGAGG AGACGTGTCGGTGGAGCTGCCCTTCATCTTAATGCATCCTAAACCTGCGGAGCCGCCGGTGTCCCGCCCACAGTCGG ctgtGCCAGAGATGGACCCCCCCATCGACACCAATTTGATAGAGTTCGACACAAA CATCTCCCAGGACGACGACTTCGTCTTCGAGGACTTTGCCCGCCTGCGACTCAAAGGCGTCGTGGACGACAAGGACGAGGACTGCTAG
- the taf9 gene encoding transcription initiation factor TFIID subunit 9 isoform X1, with protein sequence MSAPKTIPKDAQVMIQILKDMGITEYEPRVINQMLEFTYRYVTTIIEDAKIYATHAKKSSVDADDIKLAIQCRMDQSFTSPPPRDFLLEVARQKNQAPLPLIKPYTGPRLPPDRYCLTAPNYRLKSIQKKVSSSAGRISVPRLSVSSVSSRPTTPTLGTASVQSVTTKVGAPVSLTGQRFTVQIPPPSQTATTKTTTPSTPAVSNVLINPSLIGSKNILITTNMVSQNTGGESLKRKHEDEDDYDTL encoded by the exons ATGTCTGCTCCGAAAACCATCCCGAAAGATGCTCAG GTGATGATCCAGATCCTGAAGGACATGGGGATCACAGAGTACGAGCCCCGGGTCATCAACCAGATGCTGGAGTTCACCTACA GATACGTGACGACCATCATCGAGGACGCCAAAATTTACGCTACACATGCCAAGAAGTCCAGCGTGGACGCCGACGACATCAAACTGGCGATCCAGTGCCGCATGGACCAGTCGTTCACCTCACCGCCACCGCGAGAC TTCTTGCTGGAGGTTGCGAGGCAGAAGAACCAGGCTCCTCTCCCGCTGATCAAACCCTACACCGGACCTCGACTTCCCCCAGACCGCTACTGTCTGACCGCCCCCAACTACAGACTCAAGTCTATACAGAAGAAG GTGTCGTCGTCCGCCGGCAGGATATCGGTGCCTCGCCTCAGCGTCAGCTCCGTCTCCAGCAGACCGACCACGCCGACCCTCG GAACTGCGTCTGTCCAGTCCGTCACCACTAAAGTCGGAGCTCCGGTGTCTCTGACGGGTCAGAGGTTCACCGTGCAGATCCCACCGCCCTCCCAGACGGCCACCACCAAAACCA CGACGCCGTCCACGCCGGCCGTCTCCAACGTCCTCATCAACCCGTCTCTGATCGGCTCCAAAAACATCCTCATCACCACCAACATGGTGTCGCAGAACACCGGCGGGGAGTCGCTGAAGAGGAAGCACGAGGACGAGGACGACTACGACACTTTATGA
- the taf9 gene encoding transcription initiation factor TFIID subunit 9 isoform X2, with the protein MIQILKDMGITEYEPRVINQMLEFTYRYVTTIIEDAKIYATHAKKSSVDADDIKLAIQCRMDQSFTSPPPRDFLLEVARQKNQAPLPLIKPYTGPRLPPDRYCLTAPNYRLKSIQKKVSSSAGRISVPRLSVSSVSSRPTTPTLGTASVQSVTTKVGAPVSLTGQRFTVQIPPPSQTATTKTTTPSTPAVSNVLINPSLIGSKNILITTNMVSQNTGGESLKRKHEDEDDYDTL; encoded by the exons ATGATCCAGATCCTGAAGGACATGGGGATCACAGAGTACGAGCCCCGGGTCATCAACCAGATGCTGGAGTTCACCTACA GATACGTGACGACCATCATCGAGGACGCCAAAATTTACGCTACACATGCCAAGAAGTCCAGCGTGGACGCCGACGACATCAAACTGGCGATCCAGTGCCGCATGGACCAGTCGTTCACCTCACCGCCACCGCGAGAC TTCTTGCTGGAGGTTGCGAGGCAGAAGAACCAGGCTCCTCTCCCGCTGATCAAACCCTACACCGGACCTCGACTTCCCCCAGACCGCTACTGTCTGACCGCCCCCAACTACAGACTCAAGTCTATACAGAAGAAG GTGTCGTCGTCCGCCGGCAGGATATCGGTGCCTCGCCTCAGCGTCAGCTCCGTCTCCAGCAGACCGACCACGCCGACCCTCG GAACTGCGTCTGTCCAGTCCGTCACCACTAAAGTCGGAGCTCCGGTGTCTCTGACGGGTCAGAGGTTCACCGTGCAGATCCCACCGCCCTCCCAGACGGCCACCACCAAAACCA CGACGCCGTCCACGCCGGCCGTCTCCAACGTCCTCATCAACCCGTCTCTGATCGGCTCCAAAAACATCCTCATCACCACCAACATGGTGTCGCAGAACACCGGCGGGGAGTCGCTGAAGAGGAAGCACGAGGACGAGGACGACTACGACACTTTATGA